Proteins encoded by one window of Kribbella italica:
- a CDS encoding helix-turn-helix domain-containing protein: MAHARRLSLAQRRKSVGLSQDGLAEALGVERSTVVRWEAGKTEPQAWVRPELARKLQLSEEQLDDLLRTDEYGPESVDRRVFAGLATVLALAPLTRARNGSQIGATQIRQLRQRTARLRRLDDHLGGMDTYQVYTSEMAATARLIKTASYSSSTARALTGVFAEQAQMAGWAAFDAGRYVESRRHYKTALIAAQESGDPSLHGNSLAFMAYEKADIQTAAESTRIAGMRATPRVRALLQERLAWTYAVSGQVSATARALDAAVAAVNESSHFPEPDWVFWVDPLEIDIMAGRCYTELGRPARAVPLLDDALSRYDDTHSRDKALYSTWLAHALMDGDDPERAAYVTEHAIDLASGVGSVRPGERLRGILSRLARYGGPEVAAVLERARG; encoded by the coding sequence GGTCTGGCCGAGGCGCTCGGCGTCGAGCGGTCGACGGTGGTCCGCTGGGAAGCTGGCAAGACCGAGCCACAAGCATGGGTGCGCCCTGAACTGGCGCGGAAGCTGCAACTGTCCGAAGAGCAACTGGACGACCTGCTGCGAACAGACGAGTATGGCCCCGAGTCTGTCGACCGGAGAGTCTTCGCCGGCCTAGCGACCGTGCTGGCTCTCGCACCGCTCACACGGGCACGCAACGGAAGCCAGATCGGCGCGACACAGATTCGCCAGCTCCGGCAACGTACTGCCCGCCTGCGCCGCCTGGACGATCACCTCGGCGGGATGGATACCTATCAGGTCTACACGAGCGAGATGGCTGCGACGGCGAGGCTGATCAAGACCGCGAGCTACAGCAGTTCGACGGCCCGGGCCCTGACCGGAGTCTTCGCCGAGCAGGCTCAGATGGCGGGCTGGGCTGCCTTTGACGCTGGCCGGTACGTCGAATCGCGACGGCACTACAAGACCGCGTTGATTGCAGCGCAGGAGTCGGGCGACCCCAGCCTGCACGGCAATTCGCTGGCGTTCATGGCCTACGAGAAAGCCGATATCCAGACTGCCGCCGAGTCCACCCGGATCGCGGGCATGAGGGCGACGCCTCGGGTTCGCGCCCTCTTACAAGAACGCCTCGCCTGGACCTACGCCGTGAGCGGGCAAGTCTCGGCGACTGCACGAGCACTTGATGCCGCTGTAGCCGCGGTCAACGAGTCGTCGCACTTCCCGGAGCCGGACTGGGTGTTCTGGGTCGATCCGCTGGAGATCGACATCATGGCTGGCCGCTGCTACACCGAGCTCGGTCGTCCAGCCCGTGCAGTTCCGTTGCTAGACGATGCTCTTTCGCGGTACGACGACACGCACTCCCGTGACAAGGCGCTCTACAGCACTTGGCTTGCCCACGCTCTGATGGATGGCGATGACCCCGAGCGGGCCGCTTACGTGACAGAGCACGCCATCGACCTCGCTTCTGGGGTCGGCTCGGTTCGTCCAGGCGAGAGACTGCGAGGCATTCTCAGTCGCTTGGCCCGTTACGGGGGACCTGAGGTCGCGGCAGTGCTTGAGCGGGCCCGCGGCTAG
- the cutA gene encoding divalent-cation tolerance protein CutA, with protein sequence MSEYLQVSTATATRDEAVQLAGSAVGAGLAAGAQVVGPVISVFWHEGQYGEGEEWQLLLKTTERRYAELEAHLLEKHSWENPEVSAVAITAGAAGYRDWLDRTTEG encoded by the coding sequence ATGTCTGAGTACTTGCAGGTCTCGACAGCGACGGCAACCCGTGATGAGGCGGTCCAGCTCGCAGGATCAGCAGTGGGTGCTGGCCTTGCGGCAGGCGCACAGGTTGTGGGACCGGTTATCTCGGTCTTCTGGCATGAAGGGCAGTACGGCGAGGGCGAGGAGTGGCAGTTGTTACTGAAGACCACCGAGCGCCGGTACGCCGAGCTTGAGGCCCACCTGTTGGAGAAACACTCGTGGGAAAATCCCGAAGTGAGCGCGGTGGCGATCACCGCGGGCGCAGCCGGCTATCGCGACTGGCTTGACCGGACGACTGAGGGCTAG
- a CDS encoding ATP-binding protein — protein sequence MPAETGAIHLPNVDRLIIKHMTLYREMPLVDVEFGNGVFCLSGANGLGKSTFLAILNYALTGIVADPDQKFASLKEYFKHSLSFSRDYFTGRVSELDRDTAEVTIELSVNGARYVVTRGMFSPTSLRGLTIASADGSEFSGTAEDEEEARALHDRFTESIVERSGLATFEQLVFLQHFLLTFDERRHLLFWDPEVARQALYLVFGVDGTLASQADEWLRRSDRLESQARNAQYQATTAAQKIKELRGRVASAAPEDDGLIELYQEIVAVCDTSANQVQAKLRASDDARQAYTSAAARLHAMNTDYDRLFSSQFAPGVDPHDHPIIQSLLDDGKCSICGNKGSSLADHARTCLDERKCPLCLSPVEDRSHRSNEAFEQLEELDARITEVREGLKSAEETLQRTLSEVDEAKEANERALASRVEFERLHGDITLTTDDHGPSAVTALIGQLEAERAAAVQRRNEFRRKRDEFRGMLEPVQRDLATRYLDAERTFLPRFQHLAYEFLGLDLQVRMEQRSRGPELALTINGTARRMTTQLSESQRYFVDIALRMALAEHLGGDNSSACLLIDTPEGSLDIAYESRAGRMFGKFVQANNRLIMTANINSSRLVQELARVCGPSVMRVERMTAWTTLSEVQAESEALFDEAFDEIERALASGGSHT from the coding sequence TTGCCGGCCGAAACAGGTGCTATCCACCTCCCGAACGTGGATCGCCTCATTATCAAACATATGACGCTGTATCGAGAAATGCCACTTGTGGATGTCGAGTTCGGCAATGGCGTCTTCTGTCTGTCCGGCGCAAATGGCCTGGGTAAGTCAACATTTCTTGCGATCCTGAATTATGCCTTAACGGGCATTGTGGCCGATCCAGACCAGAAATTCGCGTCGCTCAAAGAATACTTCAAGCATAGTCTCTCATTCAGTAGAGACTACTTCACTGGACGAGTCAGCGAGCTTGACCGCGACACCGCCGAAGTGACGATTGAGCTGTCGGTTAACGGTGCGCGTTACGTCGTTACACGTGGGATGTTCAGTCCTACCTCCCTGCGTGGCCTCACCATCGCAAGTGCGGACGGTTCAGAGTTCAGTGGCACTGCAGAGGACGAGGAAGAAGCGCGGGCTTTGCACGACCGATTCACGGAGTCGATTGTCGAACGGTCTGGCTTAGCCACCTTTGAACAGTTGGTCTTTCTTCAACATTTCTTGTTAACTTTTGATGAGCGACGGCATCTCTTGTTCTGGGATCCAGAGGTTGCTCGGCAAGCTCTTTACCTAGTATTCGGAGTAGACGGCACCTTAGCCAGTCAAGCAGATGAGTGGCTCCGCAGATCAGACCGGCTTGAATCTCAAGCGCGAAACGCTCAGTATCAAGCAACAACAGCGGCTCAAAAGATCAAAGAGCTTAGGGGTCGCGTCGCCTCGGCCGCGCCGGAAGATGATGGACTGATCGAGCTGTATCAGGAGATCGTCGCCGTCTGCGACACCAGCGCGAATCAAGTGCAGGCAAAATTGCGTGCATCTGACGACGCACGGCAAGCGTACACGTCGGCCGCAGCACGTCTCCACGCGATGAATACAGACTACGATCGACTATTCTCGTCGCAGTTTGCGCCCGGGGTGGATCCGCACGACCATCCCATCATTCAATCACTGCTTGATGACGGAAAATGTTCGATCTGTGGCAACAAGGGAAGCTCGCTCGCTGACCATGCCAGAACTTGCCTCGACGAGCGTAAATGCCCACTCTGCCTCTCTCCTGTTGAAGATCGTAGTCATCGGAGCAATGAGGCGTTCGAGCAACTGGAAGAACTAGACGCAAGGATCACGGAAGTTCGTGAGGGTCTGAAGTCAGCAGAGGAAACGCTGCAGCGAACGCTGTCGGAGGTTGATGAGGCCAAGGAAGCAAATGAACGCGCACTCGCTTCGCGCGTCGAATTCGAGCGCCTTCATGGAGACATCACATTAACGACCGACGATCACGGGCCGTCGGCGGTCACCGCGTTGATAGGACAACTGGAGGCGGAGCGCGCCGCCGCAGTTCAGCGACGAAACGAATTCCGGCGCAAGCGAGATGAATTTCGCGGTATGCTAGAACCTGTTCAGCGGGACCTAGCGACGCGGTATCTAGACGCCGAGAGAACATTCCTGCCGAGATTCCAACATCTTGCATATGAATTTCTGGGCCTTGACCTTCAGGTGCGGATGGAACAGCGATCTCGAGGGCCAGAACTGGCCCTGACGATCAATGGCACGGCTCGCAGAATGACCACTCAGCTCTCTGAAAGCCAGCGATACTTTGTCGATATCGCGCTACGTATGGCGCTGGCCGAGCATTTAGGCGGCGACAACTCGTCTGCGTGCTTGTTGATCGACACTCCCGAGGGCTCGCTAGATATTGCCTATGAGAGTCGGGCTGGACGAATGTTCGGGAAATTTGTTCAGGCCAACAACAGGCTGATTATGACAGCGAATATTAACTCAAGTCGCTTGGTCCAAGAGCTTGCGCGGGTCTGCGGTCCTTCCGTGATGCGAGTCGAGAGAATGACGGCGTGGACGACGCTCTCGGAGGTGCAGGCGGAGTCTGAGGCGCTGTTTGATGAAGCATTCGATGAGATCGAGAGGGCCCTTGCATCCGGGGGTAGTCACACATGA
- a CDS encoding GNAT family N-acetyltransferase — protein MIIERADANDLGVILTLRTEASEWLAQRGIKQWAVAWPTPEEQNRRILASIEAGETWMIRDENEATMATVALDTFSDPRLWTPEEQADPAMYLHRLIVRRKHAGLGTEIMDWACHRAHRLGLHWLRIDVWTDNTGLHDYYLRNGFKHVRTLNLADYPSGALFQRATSQPG, from the coding sequence ATGATCATCGAGCGCGCCGACGCCAACGACCTGGGCGTCATCCTCACCCTCCGCACCGAGGCCAGCGAGTGGCTCGCTCAACGCGGCATCAAGCAGTGGGCCGTCGCCTGGCCCACCCCCGAGGAACAGAACCGCCGCATCCTCGCCAGCATCGAGGCCGGCGAAACGTGGATGATCCGCGACGAGAACGAGGCCACCATGGCCACCGTTGCCCTGGACACCTTCTCGGACCCTCGCCTCTGGACCCCCGAGGAACAGGCCGACCCGGCGATGTACCTGCACCGCCTCATCGTTCGCCGCAAGCACGCCGGCCTAGGAACCGAAATCATGGACTGGGCCTGCCACAGAGCCCACCGCCTCGGCCTCCACTGGCTCCGCATCGACGTGTGGACCGACAACACCGGCTTGCATGACTACTACCTACGCAACGGCTTCAAGCACGTTCGGACCCTCAATCTTGCGGACTACCCATCTGGTGCGCTGTTCCAAAGGGCGACGAGCCAACCCGGCTGA